The following are from one region of the Simiduia agarivorans SA1 = DSM 21679 genome:
- the rpsF gene encoding 30S ribosomal protein S6: MRHYEIVFLVHPDQSEQVPGMVERYTAAINQDGGKVHRLEDWGRRQLAYSINKIHKAHYILMNVECSEAALEELNTNFRYNDAVLRNLVIRQDEAITEESPIMKAEKEGRERKARAEARREAEAREAAQDDDSDEDDADDSEDE; encoded by the coding sequence ATGCGTCATTACGAAATCGTTTTTCTGGTTCACCCGGACCAGAGCGAGCAGGTGCCCGGTATGGTCGAGCGCTACACTGCAGCCATCAATCAGGATGGCGGCAAGGTACACCGCTTGGAAGACTGGGGTCGTCGCCAGCTGGCTTACTCCATCAACAAAATCCACAAAGCACACTACATTCTGATGAACGTAGAGTGTTCTGAAGCGGCTTTGGAAGAACTGAACACCAACTTCCGTTACAACGACGCTGTTCTGCGTAACCTGGTGATCCGTCAGGACGAAGCTATCACTGAAGAATCACCCATCATGAAGGCCGAGAAAGAAGGTCGTGAGCGTAAAGCCCGCGCCGAAGCTCGTCGCGAAGCTGAAGCCCGCGAAGCCGCTCAAGATGACGACAGCGACGAAGACGACGCTGACGATTCCGAAGACGAATAA
- the rlmB gene encoding 23S rRNA (guanosine(2251)-2'-O)-methyltransferase RlmB — translation MKSELVFGLHAVQAVVKSAPQRIRKLMLLTGREDQKLAKIVAFAEREGIAMERWSRTKLDQLVDGENHQGVVAECDRGELHDEAFLFRMLESLSVPPFLLILDGVTDPHNLGACMRSAEAAGVHAVIVPKDNSASLTTVARKVACGAAEVLPLVPVTNLARCLKKLQEAGVWLQGAAGEAAVDLYQADLKGPLGIVMGAEGDGLRRLTRECCDGLISIPMAGEVSSLNVSVATGVCLFEAVRQRRAVKP, via the coding sequence ATGAAATCAGAATTAGTATTTGGCCTGCATGCGGTGCAGGCAGTGGTGAAAAGCGCGCCCCAGCGCATTCGCAAGCTCATGCTGCTCACCGGTCGTGAGGACCAGAAGCTGGCGAAAATCGTGGCCTTTGCCGAGCGTGAGGGTATCGCCATGGAGCGCTGGAGCCGCACCAAGCTGGATCAGTTGGTAGATGGCGAGAACCATCAGGGCGTGGTGGCGGAGTGCGACCGGGGTGAGCTGCACGACGAGGCCTTCTTGTTCCGTATGCTGGAAAGCCTGTCTGTGCCGCCTTTTCTGCTGATTCTCGACGGCGTTACCGACCCCCATAATCTCGGCGCCTGCATGCGCAGCGCCGAGGCGGCCGGTGTGCATGCGGTGATTGTGCCCAAGGACAATTCCGCCAGCCTGACCACTGTGGCCCGCAAGGTGGCCTGCGGCGCGGCCGAAGTGCTGCCTTTGGTGCCCGTGACCAATCTGGCGCGCTGCCTGAAGAAGTTGCAGGAGGCCGGCGTCTGGTTGCAGGGCGCGGCCGGTGAAGCAGCGGTGGATCTGTATCAGGCCGACCTGAAAGGCCCGCTCGGCATCGTGATGGGCGCCGAAGGTGACGGCCTGCGCCGGCTTACCCGCGAATGCTGCGATGGACTTATCAGCATCCCAATGGCCGGCGAAGTGTCCAGCCTCAACGTCTCCGTCGCCACCGGCGTCTGCCTGTTCGAAGCCGTCCGCCAACGCCGCGCGGTAAAACCGTAG
- the rpsR gene encoding 30S ribosomal protein S18 yields the protein MARFFRRRKFCRFSAEGVKQIDYKDLDTLKAYVSETGKIVPSRITGTKAKYQRQLATAIKRARVLALLPYTDSHE from the coding sequence ATGGCACGTTTTTTCCGTCGTCGTAAGTTCTGCCGTTTCAGCGCCGAAGGCGTTAAGCAGATCGATTACAAAGACCTGGATACTCTGAAAGCGTACGTTTCAGAGACCGGCAAGATTGTACCTAGCCGTATCACTGGTACCAAGGCTAAGTACCAGCGTCAGTTGGCAACCGCGATCAAGCGCGCGCGCGTTCTGGCTCTGCTGCCTTACACTGATAGCCACGAATAA
- the rplI gene encoding 50S ribosomal protein L9, with product MEVILLEKVGKLGKIGDKVAVKAGFGRNYLLPQGKAVMATAANIADFEARRAELEAAAAEKLGEAEARAAKINELSITIAANVGDEGKLFGSIGTRDIADAATAAGVEIDKAEVRLPEGALRVVGEYEVDVQVHADVTAVLKLAIVAE from the coding sequence ATGGAAGTTATTCTGCTCGAAAAAGTAGGCAAGCTGGGCAAGATCGGTGACAAGGTTGCCGTTAAAGCCGGTTTCGGCCGCAACTACCTGCTGCCGCAAGGCAAAGCGGTAATGGCTACTGCTGCTAACATCGCTGACTTCGAAGCGCGTCGCGCCGAGCTGGAAGCGGCTGCAGCTGAGAAGCTGGGTGAAGCGGAAGCCCGCGCTGCCAAGATCAACGAACTGTCTATCACCATCGCTGCCAATGTGGGCGACGAAGGTAAGCTGTTCGGTTCTATCGGCACTCGCGACATCGCTGATGCAGCCACCGCTGCCGGCGTTGAAATCGACAAGGCTGAAGTACGTCTGCCCGAAGGCGCCCTGCGCGTTGTGGGTGAGTACGAAGTTGACGTTCAGGTTCACGCCGACGTTACCGCCGTACTGAAGCTGGCGATCGTTGCCGAATAA
- a CDS encoding TonB-dependent receptor, giving the protein MNQHKLHKKLLPLAIALISAQVCAQKAENNQEMTGQGLEEVVVEGIRAADENAREAERNKDNFSSVVTQDDAGNFSAQNVAELLQRLPGITLQKGEGEGKFVSLRGLGPGMVNVQMDGGAIANAGGGSNGDLEDRAFSLDSLPSDVLQSIEVNKSLTPDMNLDAIGGSINVRSLSALDRGRDSLKVSLQDYYSSQASSHSPKITLQGTNLFLDNTLGVAYTGSWEKRKTQGYQSKHHDTTLPVYAEAGGVRKLIPWEFTNYEENAERERITGLANIEYAPDVNSRYYVKLNHSSYADDDIALREYYRFNYDTGTDKVYLDPNSNTFGVNSVDLQQQYFIQESKVSTNTLNLGGENRFADVWQLDYNLVVSRSKDEKPDGRRVQFRLRDLSSVGSFGEEYLNGQIISGPQLDELIATGEITSGAVSNPNGYQYGEVDQPNLGYDNLFLEDSVREDAINQFSMDLRRDWTDGGFINYVKTGVKLQQRDRSNDKNRASIVPGDRAVAGCGGDLECVALAGARLGEFNVERPDNTAFDHSFITRSEAERLIAATRAIGDNYDPEEREVDSTKLDYELSEDTSAAYLMAEFQVADGATLIAGARYERTKFNSTGYMAMRNDRNEDSQGLESLDIALPLEDTGNEYSNFLPALHYRHELSEQLLARAALWTSFSRPDFGKSRAYFEITDRVQFCNTDPAYTGTPTCSDRPDDIGSAAGDLDYQAEHFVISPDNSVRIGNPKLAPMKATNLDLSLSWYGDDAFLQAALFYKDIKDFVVDANGVDVNIANDLPFTLPVDQVTMFRIPEDTTFTNARTYLNGESAKVYGAELSYTQYLDGRWEDHSVGRWLDNLFLQANLTLQNSDGDVGESVRADNIRLPETANTAANLTLGWEDDAVSVRLIGNYTGDILKRIGACTVADKQADAVLGYAQNCQDWADVYQAAALTWDFKATWKVTDGVRVYFDAINLTDNVDRYYYEGNADSGGTMLFNVEQYGRGFQMGVNLDF; this is encoded by the coding sequence ATGAATCAACACAAGTTGCATAAAAAACTCCTGCCCTTGGCTATCGCATTGATCAGCGCCCAGGTGTGCGCTCAGAAGGCAGAAAACAATCAGGAAATGACCGGCCAGGGCCTGGAAGAGGTGGTGGTTGAAGGCATTCGCGCCGCCGACGAAAATGCGCGCGAAGCCGAACGCAATAAAGATAACTTCAGCTCCGTGGTGACCCAGGACGATGCCGGTAACTTCTCGGCCCAGAACGTGGCGGAGCTGTTACAGCGACTGCCCGGCATTACCCTGCAGAAAGGTGAGGGCGAAGGTAAGTTTGTCAGCCTGCGCGGCCTTGGCCCGGGCATGGTGAATGTGCAAATGGATGGCGGTGCCATCGCCAACGCCGGTGGCGGCAGCAATGGCGACCTGGAAGACCGCGCCTTTTCGCTCGACAGCCTGCCTTCCGACGTGCTGCAAAGTATTGAAGTCAATAAATCACTGACGCCCGACATGAACCTGGACGCCATCGGAGGCTCCATCAACGTGCGCTCCTTGTCGGCGCTGGACCGCGGACGCGACAGCCTGAAGGTCAGCCTGCAGGATTACTACAGCAGTCAGGCATCCAGCCATTCGCCGAAAATTACCCTGCAGGGCACCAATCTGTTTCTGGATAACACCCTGGGCGTGGCCTATACCGGCTCGTGGGAAAAACGCAAAACCCAGGGTTATCAGTCCAAGCACCACGACACGACCCTGCCGGTGTATGCCGAAGCGGGCGGCGTGCGCAAACTGATTCCTTGGGAATTTACTAACTACGAAGAAAACGCAGAGCGTGAGCGTATAACGGGCCTTGCAAACATCGAGTACGCGCCCGATGTGAACAGCCGCTACTACGTAAAACTCAATCACAGCAGCTACGCCGACGACGATATTGCCCTGCGGGAATATTACCGGTTTAACTACGACACCGGCACCGACAAGGTGTACCTGGACCCCAACAGCAATACCTTTGGCGTCAACAGTGTGGACCTGCAGCAACAGTACTTTATCCAGGAATCCAAGGTGTCTACCAACACCCTGAACCTTGGCGGTGAAAACCGCTTTGCCGATGTCTGGCAACTGGACTACAACCTGGTGGTGTCGCGCAGTAAAGACGAAAAACCCGATGGCCGCCGCGTGCAGTTCCGCTTGCGCGATCTGAGTTCGGTGGGCAGCTTCGGCGAGGAGTATCTGAATGGCCAGATCATATCCGGGCCTCAGCTGGATGAGCTGATTGCCACTGGCGAAATCACCTCCGGCGCGGTATCTAACCCCAATGGATACCAGTACGGCGAGGTGGACCAGCCCAACCTCGGTTACGACAACCTGTTTCTCGAAGACAGTGTGCGGGAAGACGCGATCAATCAGTTTTCCATGGACTTGCGCCGGGACTGGACGGACGGTGGTTTCATCAATTACGTAAAGACCGGTGTAAAACTGCAGCAACGCGACCGCAGCAACGATAAAAACCGGGCCAGTATTGTGCCGGGCGACCGTGCGGTTGCCGGTTGTGGCGGTGATCTGGAATGTGTGGCATTGGCCGGTGCGCGTCTGGGCGAGTTTAATGTGGAACGGCCGGACAATACCGCTTTCGATCATTCCTTTATTACCCGCTCGGAAGCTGAGCGACTGATTGCCGCAACCCGCGCCATCGGCGATAACTACGACCCGGAAGAGCGTGAGGTGGATTCCACCAAGCTCGACTACGAGCTGAGCGAAGACACCTCTGCCGCTTACCTGATGGCGGAATTCCAGGTGGCCGATGGCGCAACCCTGATTGCGGGCGCGCGTTACGAGCGCACCAAATTCAATTCCACCGGCTACATGGCCATGCGTAACGATCGCAACGAAGATTCTCAAGGTCTGGAATCGTTGGATATTGCTTTGCCCCTGGAAGATACCGGCAATGAGTACAGCAACTTTCTGCCAGCGCTACATTACCGGCATGAATTGAGTGAGCAATTGTTGGCGCGCGCCGCGCTCTGGACCAGTTTCAGTCGGCCGGATTTTGGCAAAAGCCGCGCTTACTTTGAAATCACCGATCGGGTTCAGTTCTGTAATACTGATCCGGCCTATACCGGTACGCCTACCTGTTCCGATCGCCCCGACGATATCGGGTCGGCCGCCGGGGATCTGGATTATCAGGCAGAACATTTTGTGATTTCACCGGATAATTCCGTGCGCATCGGTAATCCGAAACTCGCGCCCATGAAAGCCACCAACCTGGATCTTTCTCTGTCCTGGTACGGTGACGACGCCTTTTTACAGGCTGCGTTGTTTTACAAAGACATCAAGGACTTTGTGGTGGATGCCAACGGCGTGGATGTGAATATCGCCAATGATCTGCCGTTCACCTTGCCGGTGGATCAGGTCACCATGTTCCGCATCCCCGAAGATACCACCTTCACCAATGCTCGTACTTACCTCAACGGCGAGTCGGCCAAAGTCTACGGTGCCGAGCTGAGTTATACCCAGTACCTCGATGGTCGCTGGGAGGATCATTCGGTGGGGCGTTGGTTGGATAACCTGTTCCTGCAGGCCAACCTGACGTTGCAAAACAGCGACGGCGATGTGGGTGAGTCGGTGCGCGCGGATAACATCCGCCTGCCTGAAACCGCCAATACCGCAGCGAACCTGACCCTGGGTTGGGAAGACGATGCCGTGTCGGTGCGACTGATCGGTAATTACACCGGCGACATACTGAAGCGTATCGGCGCCTGTACCGTGGCGGATAAGCAGGCGGATGCCGTACTTGGATACGCACAGAACTGTCAGGACTGGGCCGATGTCTACCAGGCGGCAGCACTGACCTGGGACTTCAAAGCCACGTGGAAAGTGACAGATGGTGTGCGGGTCTACTTCGACGCCATCAACCTGACCGACAATGTGGATCGCTACTACTACGAAGGCAATGCCGATTCAGGCGGCACCATGCTGTTCAACGTGGAGCAATACGGACGCGGTTTCCAGATGGGTGTGAATCTGGATTTCTGA
- a CDS encoding sensor domain-containing diguanylate cyclase, translated as MNTGTFKQVEQVGLLKLLEHANIGVVIHTADTAVIYANPTALRLLKLTYAQMIGKDALDPQWKFIDPDGVPLPLDQYPVNRVKHTGKAIHDQVLEVVDSQHRDISWFSVNAYPEGKLDSNNGFIIVSFTDITDRKSQFSFADILHNTQDVVLVTEADNIKAPFGPRIVYVNKAFESLTGYTADEVIGETPRILQGKDTDAGARKRIFEALEARQPCRQKILNYSKTGTPYWLDLSIFPLKNRYGEVTHFAAIERDITQATHYSDMLEQRNADLKLMRSELEQLIDTQTQELKQKNSELHRLAYEDYLTGLPNRKAFFQLAESQLARMQRQNCTLCVAILDIDHFKAINDQHGHDAGDRALILAAKILRDSLRTEDAFGRLGGEEFAIASLANNQQEAVHVLERLRANIESLTHSLASGGFTCSIGYCTVTTTQLDSISNLLQRADSALYEAKHAGRNRLVGHTA; from the coding sequence ATGAATACCGGGACGTTCAAGCAAGTGGAGCAGGTAGGGCTACTGAAGCTCCTGGAGCACGCCAATATTGGCGTGGTCATCCACACCGCAGACACGGCTGTCATCTATGCCAACCCCACAGCGCTCAGACTGTTAAAGCTTACTTACGCCCAGATGATTGGCAAGGACGCGCTCGACCCGCAGTGGAAATTTATCGACCCCGATGGCGTGCCATTGCCGTTGGATCAGTACCCGGTTAACCGGGTGAAGCACACAGGAAAAGCCATCCATGACCAGGTGCTCGAGGTGGTGGATTCGCAACACAGGGACATCAGCTGGTTTTCGGTGAATGCTTACCCGGAAGGCAAACTCGACAGCAACAACGGCTTTATTATCGTCAGCTTTACCGATATTACCGATCGCAAATCCCAGTTTTCCTTCGCCGATATTTTGCACAACACCCAGGATGTGGTGCTGGTCACCGAAGCCGACAACATCAAAGCCCCGTTCGGCCCGCGCATCGTCTATGTGAACAAAGCCTTCGAATCGCTCACCGGTTATACCGCCGATGAAGTGATAGGGGAAACGCCGCGTATATTGCAAGGCAAGGATACCGATGCTGGTGCGCGCAAACGCATTTTTGAAGCGCTGGAAGCCCGGCAACCGTGCCGGCAAAAAATTCTCAACTACTCCAAAACCGGCACCCCTTACTGGCTCGACCTGAGCATTTTCCCACTCAAAAACCGTTACGGCGAAGTGACCCATTTCGCCGCCATTGAGCGCGATATCACACAGGCCACTCACTACAGCGACATGCTGGAACAGCGCAATGCAGACCTGAAACTGATGCGCTCGGAGCTGGAACAATTAATTGATACGCAAACCCAGGAACTCAAACAGAAAAATTCAGAGCTGCACCGCCTCGCCTATGAGGACTACCTGACCGGATTACCTAATCGCAAGGCGTTTTTCCAACTCGCCGAATCGCAACTGGCGCGCATGCAGCGGCAGAACTGCACACTGTGCGTGGCGATTCTGGATATCGATCATTTTAAGGCCATCAATGACCAGCACGGCCACGATGCCGGAGACCGGGCGCTCATACTGGCGGCCAAGATCTTGCGCGATTCGCTGCGCACCGAAGATGCCTTCGGACGCCTGGGCGGCGAGGAGTTCGCGATTGCTTCACTGGCCAACAACCAACAAGAAGCAGTTCATGTACTCGAGCGATTAAGGGCAAACATCGAAAGCCTCACACACTCGTTGGCATCGGGTGGTTTTACCTGCAGTATCGGCTATTGCACGGTCACAACAACGCAGCTCGACTCCATATCCAATCTGCTACAGCGTGCTGACAGCGCGCTGTATGAAGCCAAACATGCAGGTCGAAACCGCCTGGTGGGGCACACGGCGTAG
- the rnr gene encoding ribonuclease R, translating to MIKKRSFKQDPHARREADKYENPIPSREFITELLNQAPGPLDFDQIAFSLSLTSDENREALRRRLIAMSRDGQLISNRRGGYAVVNKVDLVRGRVQGHKDGYGFLIPAEGGEDIYLYNRQMRKVFDGDEVLVRISGTDSRGRTEGVIVEVLAHNTHQVVGRLVRDQSVAFVRPENPRILHEILVPAEDQKGAADGQIVVVEITQQPGSRQMVQGRVIEVLGNHMAPGMEIDVAIRAHGIPHMWPGAVRKEAEQLPAEVAEPDKLHRVDVRKMPFVTIDGEDARDFDDAVYCEPKRSGGWRLFVAIADVSHYVKVGSALDKEAVVRGNSVYFPDHVVPMLPEALSNGLCSLNPKVDRLCMVCEMTISSTGKISGYKFYEGVMHSHARLTYTQVGAAIEAATGGKDTRSLGRKMLDGLLGRAPSVSGVPGKLMPQILELHKLYLTLREARDERGAIDFETVETRIVFNRERKIDKIVPVVRNDAHKLIEECMLAANVCAARFLEKHEVPGLYRVHKGPADQKLDNLREFLGELGLDLPGIGTPTPKDYQSVLTQIAGRPDAHIIQMVMLRSLSQAVYQPDNEGHFGLGYKEYGHFTSPIRRYPDLLMHRAIRSVIRSKRDTKLVERVKGAGEIAKRDIYPYDFNDLLVLGEGCSQTERRADEATRDVMTWLKCEYLQDHVGDEFEGVVSGVTGFGLFVELKELYTDGLVHVTSLPHDYYHYDAPHHRLVGERSRTVFQLGDELKVQVARVDLDERKVDFELVEVLSSRRLSVTKKAAKGIRQTVKKQARAKAEADRDPKPAKGKRAASKGGPRGDGKATASRKGATSAKKAPRKRK from the coding sequence TTGATCAAGAAACGATCGTTTAAGCAAGACCCCCATGCCCGCCGTGAGGCAGACAAGTACGAAAACCCCATCCCCAGTCGCGAATTCATTACCGAACTGCTCAATCAGGCCCCGGGGCCGCTGGATTTCGACCAGATCGCCTTCAGCCTATCGCTTACGTCCGATGAAAACCGCGAGGCCCTGCGCCGTCGGCTGATTGCCATGTCGCGCGATGGCCAGCTGATCAGCAACCGCCGGGGCGGCTATGCCGTGGTGAACAAGGTGGATCTGGTGCGCGGGCGCGTGCAGGGCCATAAGGATGGCTACGGCTTTCTGATTCCGGCCGAGGGCGGGGAAGACATCTATTTATACAACCGCCAGATGCGCAAGGTATTTGACGGCGATGAAGTGCTGGTGCGCATCTCCGGCACCGACAGTCGCGGCCGCACCGAGGGCGTGATCGTCGAAGTGTTGGCGCACAACACCCATCAGGTGGTGGGGCGTCTGGTGCGTGACCAGTCGGTGGCCTTTGTGCGGCCGGAGAACCCGCGCATCCTGCACGAGATTCTGGTGCCCGCGGAAGATCAGAAAGGCGCGGCTGACGGCCAGATTGTGGTGGTGGAAATTACCCAGCAGCCGGGCTCACGCCAGATGGTGCAGGGCCGGGTTATTGAAGTGCTGGGCAACCACATGGCGCCGGGCATGGAAATCGACGTGGCCATCCGCGCCCACGGTATCCCGCACATGTGGCCGGGCGCGGTGCGCAAAGAGGCAGAGCAATTGCCCGCCGAAGTGGCCGAGCCGGATAAACTGCACCGGGTCGACGTGCGCAAAATGCCCTTCGTCACCATCGACGGTGAAGATGCCCGCGACTTCGATGATGCCGTGTATTGTGAGCCCAAGCGCTCCGGTGGTTGGCGCTTGTTCGTGGCCATTGCCGATGTCTCCCACTATGTGAAGGTGGGCTCGGCGCTGGATAAAGAAGCGGTGGTGCGCGGCAACTCGGTGTACTTCCCCGATCACGTGGTGCCCATGCTGCCAGAGGCGCTATCCAACGGCCTGTGCAGCCTGAACCCCAAGGTGGACCGCCTGTGCATGGTGTGCGAGATGACCATCTCCTCCACCGGCAAGATCAGCGGTTACAAGTTTTATGAAGGCGTGATGCATTCCCATGCGCGCCTGACCTACACCCAGGTGGGTGCCGCCATTGAAGCGGCCACGGGCGGCAAAGATACCCGCAGCCTCGGGCGCAAGATGCTCGATGGTTTGCTCGGGCGCGCGCCCAGTGTATCGGGTGTGCCGGGCAAGCTGATGCCGCAGATTCTGGAGCTGCACAAGCTCTACCTGACCCTGCGCGAAGCCCGCGACGAGCGCGGCGCCATCGACTTCGAGACGGTGGAAACGCGCATCGTGTTCAACCGCGAGCGCAAGATCGACAAGATAGTGCCGGTGGTGCGCAACGACGCCCACAAGCTGATTGAAGAGTGCATGCTGGCGGCCAACGTATGCGCCGCTCGTTTCCTGGAGAAACACGAAGTGCCCGGTCTGTACCGGGTACACAAGGGCCCGGCCGACCAGAAGCTGGATAACCTGCGCGAGTTCCTGGGCGAGCTGGGGCTGGATCTGCCCGGTATCGGTACACCCACGCCCAAGGATTACCAGTCGGTACTCACTCAGATTGCCGGCCGGCCCGATGCCCATATTATCCAGATGGTGATGCTGAGGAGTCTGTCGCAGGCGGTGTATCAGCCCGATAACGAAGGCCATTTCGGTTTGGGCTACAAAGAATACGGCCACTTTACCTCGCCCATCCGGCGCTACCCCGATCTGCTGATGCACCGGGCCATCCGTTCGGTGATCCGCTCCAAGCGCGACACCAAGCTGGTGGAGCGGGTGAAGGGTGCCGGTGAAATCGCTAAACGCGATATTTACCCCTACGATTTCAACGATCTGCTGGTGCTGGGTGAAGGCTGCTCGCAAACCGAACGTCGGGCCGATGAGGCCACCCGCGATGTGATGACCTGGCTCAAATGCGAATACCTGCAGGACCATGTGGGTGATGAATTTGAGGGTGTGGTCTCGGGCGTGACCGGCTTTGGTCTGTTTGTGGAGCTGAAAGAGCTGTACACCGACGGCCTGGTACATGTGACCAGCCTGCCGCACGATTACTACCATTATGATGCGCCTCATCACCGGTTGGTGGGTGAGCGCTCGCGTACCGTGTTCCAGTTGGGCGACGAGCTCAAGGTGCAGGTGGCGCGGGTGGATTTGGATGAGCGCAAGGTGGATTTCGAGTTGGTGGAGGTGTTGTCCAGCCGGCGTCTGTCAGTCACCAAAAAGGCCGCCAAGGGCATTCGCCAGACGGTGAAAAAGCAGGCGCGCGCCAAGGCCGAGGCCGATCGCGATCCGAAACCGGCCAAGGGCAAGCGCGCGGCCAGTAAGGGTGGTCCGCGCGGCGATGGCAAGGCCACCGCTTCCCGCAAGGGCGCAACGAGTGCTAAAAAAGCACCCAGAAAACGTAAATGA
- a CDS encoding energy-coupling factor ABC transporter permease, with protein sequence MNLLIAPNPGLFVSTGLVALMLLAIALWSAPWRQLGSVSVRQHAFFFSCLGLGVFWTLQVEVRELLAFHPLLITVTVMLFGLRLALVAGAAGVLVQHLFMQMSGANGLWQAMPLEYVLQVAVPAGWTWLMIGLVNRLSFKNPFTYFLGVGFFGAGLGVQVMTLTALLLFWLIGNDLLFDVLMDHYLITVLLMFPEGFINGTLATLLTVLHPDLLRTYRDDWFTR encoded by the coding sequence ATGAATCTGCTCATCGCCCCCAATCCCGGTCTGTTTGTCAGCACCGGCCTCGTCGCCCTGATGCTATTGGCTATCGCACTCTGGTCTGCCCCGTGGCGCCAGTTGGGGTCGGTCTCTGTGCGCCAGCACGCCTTCTTTTTCAGTTGTCTCGGCCTGGGGGTGTTCTGGACCTTGCAGGTAGAAGTCAGGGAATTGCTGGCGTTTCACCCGCTGCTGATCACCGTTACCGTCATGCTGTTCGGCCTGCGCCTGGCACTGGTGGCCGGCGCCGCCGGCGTTCTGGTCCAACACCTGTTTATGCAGATGTCTGGCGCGAACGGACTTTGGCAAGCGATGCCACTGGAATATGTGTTACAGGTTGCGGTCCCTGCCGGCTGGACCTGGCTGATGATCGGGCTGGTGAATCGCCTCAGTTTCAAGAACCCTTTTACTTACTTTCTTGGTGTTGGTTTCTTTGGCGCTGGGCTTGGCGTTCAGGTCATGACACTCACCGCCCTGTTGCTTTTCTGGCTCATAGGCAACGACCTGCTGTTCGATGTGTTGATGGATCATTACCTGATTACCGTGCTACTGATGTTTCCTGAAGGCTTCATCAATGGCACCTTAGCCACGCTGTTAACGGTATTGCACCCAGATCTGTTGCGCACCTATCGGGATGACTGGTTTACCCGCTAG